In one Parambassis ranga chromosome 6, fParRan2.1, whole genome shotgun sequence genomic region, the following are encoded:
- the cpt1b gene encoding carnitine O-palmitoyltransferase 1, muscle isoform: MAEAHQAVGFQFTVRPDGVDLKLSQEVIRNIYLSGVTAWKKKAIQFKNGVLAGVYPASPSSWLIVVIAMMSSLYTRIDPSLGMIDAIKENLPLRDCMSVQTRAVLGAILFATGLWLFLIYLLRYTLKGLLSYHGWIFESHGKMSTSTKVWLSLVKMFSGRRPLLYSFQASLPRLPVPSVDDTIHRYLESVRPLLNNEQYNQMEILANDFKDTKAAQLQRYLILKSWWATNYVSDWWEEYIYLKGRSPIMVNSNFYMMDFLYVTPTHRQAARVGNVVHAMLQYRRKLERGEHAPLRALGTVPMCSSQMERMFNTTRIPGIETDIVQHLTDRKHLVVYHKGRFFQVWLYTGGRHLLPSELETQFQRILNDTSEPQPGELQLAALTAGHRVPWARARIRYFSQGANKASLDAIESAAFFLTLDDEPQGYDPAKTNSLDSYAKSLLHGKCYDRWFDKSFTLISYPNGKIGINAEHSWADAPIVGHMWEYVLATDCFHLGYTEEGHCKGDVNRGLPHPTRLQWQISKECQEVIETSYLSAKQIADDVDFNAYLFSEFGKGLIKKCRTSPDAFIQLALQLAQFRDQRVFCLTYESSMTRMFRDGRTETVRSCTSESVAFVRAMEDAGATNAQRLALFRKAAEKHQNMYRLAMTGSGIDRHLFCLYIVSKYFGVDSPFLTKVLAEPWKLSTSQTAQQQLNLVDINKFPKYVGAGGGFGPVADDGYGVSYIIVGENLITFHISSKFSSPDTDSSRFGQHIQKAMLDIQALFKHDNDKKIVQNANCVLLENGKKHI, translated from the exons ATGGCGGAGGCGCATCAAGCGGTGGGCTTCCAGTTCACCGTGCGCCCAGACGGTGTTGACCTTAAATTGAGTCAAGAGGTCATCAGAAACATCTACCTGTCAGGAGTGACAGCATGGAAAAAGAAAGCTATACAATTCAAG AATGGTGTGTTGGCTGGAGTGTACCCTGCCAGTCCATCAAGTTGGCTGATAGTTGTGATTGCCATGATGAGTTCCTTGTATACCCGCATAGATCCCTCTCTAGGAATGATTGATGCCATCAAAGAAAACCTACCTCTCAG GGACTGTATGTCAGTGCAGACCCGTGCAGTACTGGGTGCAATCCTGTTTGCCACTGGGCTATGGCTGTTCCTCATCTATCTCCTGAGGTATACTCTTAAAGGCCTGCTCTCCTATCATGGATGGATTTTTGAATCACATGGAAAAATGAGCACTTCAACCAAAGTGTGGCTG AGCCTGGTAAAGATGTTTTCTGGGCGCAGACCACTGCTCTACAGCTTCCAGGCCTCCTTACCAAGACTCCCTGTTCCCAGTGTGGATGATACAATTCACAGG TACCTTGAATCAGTCCGTCCTCTGCTGAACAATGAGCAGTACAACCAAATGGAGATTCTGGCCAATGACTTTAAGGACACCAAAGCAGCTCAGCTGCAGCGATACCTAATCCTAAAATCCTGGTGGGCAACTAATTAT GTAAGTGACTGGTGGGAGGAGTACATCTACCTCAAGGGTAGGAGTCCCATCATGGTCAACAGTAACTTCTATATGATG GACTTCCTGTATGTGACCCCAACACACCGCCAGGCCGCCCGGGTTGGAAATGTGGTTCATGCCATGCTGCAGTACAGGCGCAAACTGGAACGTGGTGAACATGCACCG CTGAGAGCTTTAGGGACTGTACCAATGTGTTCCAGTCAGATGGAGAGGATGTTTAACACCACCCGCATTCCTGGCATTGAAACAG ATATTGTGCAGCACCTGACTGACCGTAAGCACCTGGTGGTCTACCACAAAGGTCGGTTCTTCCAAGTGTGGTTGTACACCGGGGGGCGCCACCTCCTACCTAGCGAGCTTGAAACACAGTTTCAAAGGATCCTCAATGATACCTCTGAACCCCAACCAGGAGAGCTTCAACTAGCTGCTCTCACTGCAGGACACAG AGTCCCATGGGCTCGAGCTCGGATTAGGTATTTTAGCCAGGGAGCAAACAAGGCATCTCTGGATGCCATTGAGTCAGCTGCCTTCTTCCTGACACTGGATGATGAGCCACAAGGTTATGATCCTGCAAAGACCAACTCACTTGACAGTTATGCCAAGTCCCTGCTGCATGGAAAATGTTACGACAG gtGGTTTGACAAGTCCTTCACCTTGATCTCTTATCCAAATGGCAAAATAGGTATAAATGCTGAACACTCCTGGGCGGATGCACCAATTGTAGGGCACATGTGGGAG tatGTTCTTGCAACAGACTGCTTCCACCTCGGCTACACAGAGGAAGGGCACTGTAAAGGCGATGTGAACAGAGGCCTGCCTCATCCCACTCGACTGCAGTGGCAGATTTCAAAGGAG TGCCAGGAGGTCATTGAAACTTCATACCTGTCAGCCAAGCAGATAGCTGATGATGTGGATTTCAATGCCTATCTGTTCTCTGAATTTGGGAAAGGCCTGATTAAGAAGTGCAGGACTAGCCCTGATGCATTCATACAGCTGGCTCTGCAGCTGGCACAGTTCAGG GACCAGAGAGTGTTCTGCCTGACGTATGAGTCGTCAATGACTCGTATGTTCAGAGACGGACGGACAGAGACGGTGCGCTCCTGCACATCTGAGTCTGTTGCATTTGTGAGAGCCATGGAGGATGCAGGTGCAACG AATGCCCAGAGACTCGCACTGTTTCGGAAGGCAGCAGAAAAGCATCAGAACATGTATCGCCTGGCCATGACAGGCTCTGGTATCGATCGTCACCTCTTCTGTCTCTACATAGTGTCCAAATACTTTGGTGTTGACTCTCCATTTCTTACAAAG GTGCTTGCAGAGCCCTGGAAGCTGTCCACAAGTCAgactgcacaacagcagctcaatCTAGTCGACATCAACAAGTTCCCTAAATATGTGGGCGCTGGAGGTGGATTTGGCCCT GTGGCTGATGATGGTTATGGTGTGTCTTATATCATTGTTGGGGAAAACCTCATCACATTCCACATCTCCAGCAAGTTCTCCTCTCCTGACACA GACTCAAGCCGGTTCGGTCAGCACATTCAAAAGGCCATGCTGGATATCCAAGCCCTTTTCAAACATGACAATGATAAGAAGATAGTACAGAATGCAAATTGTGTTCTCCTGGAAAATGggaaaaagcacatttaa